The DNA segment CAGCGACTGGTGATGTCGCCGCATCGTGATGGCGGTCAGGCACAGTTTATCCCGCGTCCGATGCCCGTCAGCAAGATCAATGGCATTGCCAAACTGATGGACTGGTTGCTGGAGAATCTCGCCCTTCCCCACACTATCGAGTCGATGGCGCGGCAGGCGCATATCAGCAGTCGCACACTCCAGCGCCAGTTTAAAGACTCGACAGGTTTAAGCCCCATTGAGTGGTTGATTCAGGAGCGGATTGCTTTTGCCAAAGAGTTGCTCGAATCCAAAGCGCAATTGACGATTGATCAGGTGGCAGAGCTGGCAGGATTTGGTTCGACAGAATCCTTGAGACGACACTTTAGAATCCATGGCATCCCCACGCCGACGCGGTATCGCTATCAGTTTAAGCATGTGGGGTAAGTTTTCAATTTCAAATCACGTTAAATATAAGCTTCAAGAAAAAGGATGAAAGATGTCTAATTTGAGTAAATTGACTGTAATTCTACTCTCCATACTGACTTACTCATGCAGCGCTCTTGGTTATATGACTGTGAACGGAGACCTCACCCATGGTATCTTTTTTGGAGTCTCGACAAAAGGCGAAGAGCATCGCATAAAATCTGTGCATCTCTATGATATTAATGTGACGACTGTTGAACGAGGTTCCAATGGACTGGTTGATCCTTTATGGCGTCTGCATGGCGATGCTAAAGGTCTAAACCAAATTCAATACGGCGTAATTCCCTCTGGTTTTAAAGAAACTGCTCAAGCACTGCCGCTTCAAATCAATACAACGTATCGGGTAAGTGCAAGTGGTTCAGTAAGCTATGGTCTACGCGGTACTTACTCTTTTATGGCAGGGACCTGCTTTCACGTGAACGCCGATAGTAGCGTAGAAGAAAAACCGCATTGCTAAAGTTAACGCCCAAACCGCTCTATCAAAAAATCAATCATATGGCGTAGCTTCGCCGTGGGTCGTCGGTCCTGTGCATAGACCAGAGATACCGGCGATGGGATATATGACCAGTCAGGTAGTACCGGAACAAGGCGGCCTGCGTGGAGATCTTCAGTCAACAAGGTTTCTGGTTGCAGCACGATGCCTACACCGCCGATTGCAGCAATGCGCAAAGCATCGCCGCCATTGGCTTTAAATCTGCCCTGCACCGCCACCTTAAATCGCTCGCCATCTGGCCCGAGCAGGTGCCAAGAATCATGGTGCCGCCAATACGATAAGCCGAGACAGGAATGCTGCTGTAATTCTTCAGGATGCTTAGGCTGTCCATAGCGTTCGAGATAGGCAGGCGATGCCGCCAGTACGCGTCGATAGGAACATAGAGGCCGTGCAACTAAATTAGGATCATCCACCGTACCGATCACAATCCCCAGTTCATACCCCTCATGAATCAAATCAGGTTTGCCATTGCTGAGGGTCAGATCAACAGTCACTTCAGGATAGAGCGCCATGAATTCGGTGAGTACGGGCACAAGGCTATGAGAGCCAAAGCTGACGGGCGCCACGATGCGGAGTTGACCTCTAGGGGTAGCCTGTAACTCGGACGCGCTGGATTCTGCCAGTGCAACTTCCGCCAAGACTTGCTTGCAGCGCTCGTAATAGAGCGTGCCGACCTCGGTCAGATGCTGGCGTCTGGTGGTGCGATGTAAGAGTCGTGCACCCAAGCGCTCCTCTGCCATGCGGATGTGCTTGGCGACCATGGTCGCAGAGACTTCTGAGACTTCAGCGGCAGCACTAAAGCTGCCCAGCTCAACCACGCGTACAAACATCGCCATATTGGCCAGTTTATCCATCATTCCAAACCTACAGGTTTAAAGTCATCCAAATCCTAGCACATTTATCTTATTTTTATGCTGATCAATACTGGCCCCATCAACACTCTATCTCGGGGTGTTCTTTGAGGAGAAAGGCCATGCCTACCGTACATTTAGAAATGCTTCCGGGTCGTACCTTGGATCAAAAACGTGATTTTGTCCGTGAAGTCACCCGTGTCACTGTAGAAACACTGAACTGCCCACCTGAAAGCGTAGATGTCTTGATCACGGAATATGCCAAAGACGCTTGGGCCAAAGGCGGTACTTTGATTTCTGATAAGTAAGTAAATCGCTGAACCCTAGGAGAGATGCATGTGCATCTCTCTTTTTTCACAGACGCTCTCACACATCACCACAATCAGGAGTACTGACATGTCCAATCGTTTTTTAAATCAAGTCATCGTTGTCAGTGGCGGTTCCACAGGTATCGGTTTTTCCATCGCCAAGGCATTGCTGAGCGAAGGCGCTAAACGCGTCTATATCACCGGGAGATCGGCAAAGAGCCTTGACGCGGCGGCGGCTCAACTCGGTAGCAATGCAGTTGCAGTCGTCTCAGATGTATCAAGCCTAGCCGATCTGCAAAAGCTCAAACGCGAAATCGAAAACCGTGGAGATCATCTGGATGCCGTATTTGCCAATGCGGGAATCGCGGAGAAGAATACGTTAGGCGAGACGACCATCGATGACTATGCGAAGACCTTTGATATCAATGTTAAAGGGGTCTTTTTTAAGGTTCAAACGCTGCTGCCTTTACTTAAAGATGACGCATCCATCGTATTAACGGCATCGATTGTCGCCAATAAAGGCATGGAAAACTTAAGTCTGTACAGCGCCTCTAAGGCTGCCGTTCGTTCCTTTGCACGGACATGGGCCAATGATCTAAAATCACGTAAGATTCGGGTCAATACATTGAGTCCAGGATTTACACGTACGCCAATCATGGAAAATGGTCTGAAACTGGATGATGCGCAAATCGCCGCGCTAACCGAATATGCTGCAGGCGCTGTGCCGCTCGGCTTTGTCGCACATCCTGATGATATCGCTGGTGCAGCGCTGTTCTTGGCATCACACGATGCCCGTTATGTGAATGGCGTAGAGTTGACTGTGGATGGCGGATTTACGCAGATTTAAGGGGGTATCGGCTTAAGTTTTTTGATGAGGAAAAAGTACATGCTGTTGAAGATATTGGAATGAAAGCCTGTTGAGATAGGATAGCTTGCTTATCGACTATATTCACAATAAGAGCAGTGAAATTGACTCCAGAGGCATGATGATTTACGTCTCTATAGTCAAACATGGCCCCGTATTTCGTACTAGCATCGCTGCAAACCTCATGGTATGCGCTTTGTACCTAAAGAACCATAAAACTATCTTTTGGCAATCCATCCGCTCATCATCTCTGCATGACCTATGCAGCACGCCGATGACTTTCCCTTTACTCAACATCGAGGCAATTATGCAGATCAAAGAAAAATTCTTCACGAAAAAGAAACTGACGCAGTCAGCCACTCAATTTGCGATTAATCATCTTTATCCCTTGCTAGATAAGACGCCCGAGCAAGAGGGCAAGCCATTTATCCAGCCTTACCCAATGGTGCCGTATATCAATTCTAAGCAGATTGGTTGGACGCATTACGGCGTGATGATTCCTGATTTAGCCCCACCTCATCGCTTCTTTTCAATTATGTCGATTATCGGGATGCCTGGGGCTTTAGCTTTTGATACCGATCATGCTTTAGTCGGCAGTCCTCGCCGCAATGCGACGGTGGTGACGGGTACCGCAGCCACGCATCCCAACCTTTTCCGTGGATATTCCATTGATCGTGATTGCGATATGCGGGCGGATGGCAGCCTGATTCGCTTTGGGCAAGATCTCACGATTACCGGCAGCTATCCTGATTATCATGTCAGTGCGAACTATGCGGGTTTTGAGCTTGAGATTGATATTCACAATACCGACAAAGTGACTTGGTTTGTTAAGACCCCGATCTACGACCATTTGAGCTTACTCTCGACCTATACTGGATTTTTGACTTGGCAAGGGGAACGGCAAGCCATTTCGGGTCTATGTACCTTTGAGTATGCAGCGAGTGTCAGTCCTTATCTATTGCAGGATAAACCGCTAAATGATGCACTGAAAATTCCATTAGATTTCTTTACTTATCAGATCATCAATTTAGATCAAGATACACAGATCCTATTCAATCAGACGCAAATCAATGGCGTGACTGCCCTGAGTCAGGCTTTTCTACGCAGCATGGATAGTTACAATCAAACTTATAAAGCTGAATTTGAGGTCCAGACCTATCAGCCTGAGCTTGCGGTTGCACCGGATGGCGTACAGATGAAACTGCCCAAGACCTTTACGTGGCAGGTCTATGATCAGGATCGGATCATATTAACGATTCATGCTGAGGTGGATACGGCATTTACCTATGGTTTAGGCAGTGGTTATGTCGGTGGCTATGCCTATACTGGACAGCGTAATGGTGAAGCAATCTCAGGCCGAGGCTATATCGAATATATCGATCGACGCTAGGCCTTAGGCCTAGCCATGACTTTGTAAAGACACCATGGATGGGGTGACGCTGATCATCCTTTTGATGTTACCTTAAAGGCCGTAGTCCATCACGGCCAGATAGGTGAGATCATGAAAGAGCAATATGCGACGTGGTTCCCGCTCGGTAAGGATTTGCCTGAACTTGATTATGTCTCTATCGAGATTAATCAAGTCGGTGCCTTGAAGCTCTACTTGAAAAAAATCTACAACTCCCCATCGAGCCGCCTTAATCCCACCGATCGCGTGGTGATTGAGTTTGCACCGCGCCCGATTTCCTATCGGGTCGGTTCGGAAAGTTATCGACAAAGAACCTTGAGTGCATTGCCGGATGATTGCGGCGGCGGTAACTTTTTCTTCTCAACACATTCGTATTTCTTAAATGATTTCTATGAGGATGCTGGCGAGCGGCATAATCATCTGGGATTTGAGCATCTGTTGATTGTGACATCGGTCGAGGTTTTTGATTTTATTGTGAAGGAGCGCCCAACAGTTACGATTTTGAGTTTCCCTGAAGATTAGCGTTGAGCTTTCTTAATTTATAATTTTATATAAAACAGAAATTTATAAATATTTCATAAGAAATATTTCTTCCTTTGTCACACCACCCTGTCCTGAATCGTCAAGTTAGTATCCCCTTATCAGTTTTGAAGAAGGGCTAACTTACGGAGCAAGACCATGACCACCACCCTATCCATTGACCCCCTCAAAAACCACCCGACTGTGATTCAAGCACTCTACCAAGCGCACGTTAAGTTGGACGGTTTAAAGCTGATCGAGCGTAAGTTGCATCATCTGGTGGTGCTGCGTGCATCGCAAATCAATGGCTGCGCCTTTTGCGTAAAAATGCATATCAGCGAAGCCAAAGCAGATGGCGAGACGCAAGAGCGCTTGGACCGCTTGATTGTGTGGCGTCATTGCGATGACTATAGCGCGCAAGAAAAAGCCGCCTTTGCGTGGACCGAAGCACTGACTGTCGTGAATACTCAAGCGAACTTAGAGCCGCTGCGTCAGGAGTTGGTGAAATATTTTAGCGAAGAACAAATCTCTGCTTTAACGGTCACCATCGGATTGATTAACCTATGGAATCGACTGCAAATCTCACAGCACTGATGCAAACCAGAACATACCCCGAAAAACATCTCCAGTTGTTTGAAGAACGCCGATCCTTTTTGCTCGGCTTGTCATACCGCATCCTCGGCTCGTTTAGCGATGCCGAGGATGTGGTGCAGGATGTGTTTATAAAATGGTCCCAAGCTGCTATCGACCAACTCGATAACCCGCAAGCATGGCTGACCACGGTGTGTACGCGGCAGAGTATCGACCTGCTGCGTGCTGCGCATAAATCTCGTACTGAGTATATCGGCACGTGGTTGCCTGAGCCGTTTTATGAGTCGGCTGATGGTGCCCATCTCATCAGTGACGACTTGTCGGCGGAGCAGGAATCGGATGAGACCCTGTCTACAGCCTTTATGCTATTGCTTGAGCGGCTGTCGCCCAAAGAGCGTGCCGCTTACCTGCTCTATGAGATATTTGATCAACCGTATGCCGAGATCGCCCGTATCCTTGAGATATCGACGGTGTATTGCAGGCAGTTGATCGCGCGTGCACGGCAGCATGTCGCGGATGAGAAAAGCCAGATCACGACCCTCCCCTCGCATCGCCAGCAGGCTTTGCTTGCGGCGTTTCAGCATGCGGTGCAGACCGGTAATTTAGAGCAACTGTCACAACTGCTCACTGAGGATATCCAGTTACAAGCTGATGGCGGCGGTAAGGTGTCTGCGGTGGCGATGCTGGCTGGTAAAGAAGCGGTGCTGCGTTTCTTTGAGCGGTTGCTGTTTAGCAACTGGTCACAGCTCTCATGGCATGGCGATACGATTCATCACGGAGCGGGTTTTATCTGCACTGATCAACAGGATCAGGTGAATATGGCGTTGACCTTTGCATTTAGCGCATCAGGGCAGATTCGTAATCTGTATGTGGTACGCAATCCGGATAAGTTGAAAATGTCTTAAACAAGAATAAGACGCTTCAAGCGCAGTCATACCGACTACGCTTGAGGCCTTTCATCAGCTCATGACGATTGATCCATCATTAGCTACATTGCATTGGACTTAATGAAACCATGGTTCCGAAGGCGGGATCGCTCATGCTGTTTTTGCCGTCTTCAACATGACCGGCAAAACGACGCAAGAAGCCATTGGCCGTTGATGCCACCACCGACAGATCATACCAACCATGACTGTTCTTTAGGTCCCAGATGTCTTGTACATCTGTTCCCGGCTGGACGGTATAACTCCGGCGCTGAGTACTGTAGGTATTGGCTTGCACGGTGATGGTACACGCGACGGTTCCGCGGTTGCTTAAGGTCAGGATGACATTGCCATTGGCGACGTCATAGCAAAGCGTGGCGTCAGGATTGCCACGTTTGGGCAACGCAGTATCTGCTAAATTGCCATGAAAGACACGCAAGAAACCATTGGGGCCATAGACCGCAAGATTATAGTCGTCCCCTGTCCAGTAATCCGATGTCACCGCGCCTGCGCCGACGGTATAGAACCAAGGACCATCAGAGCGATTGCCCGCATAGACACGAAATGCCGCACCCGACAAGCCGCTATTGGCAAAATCCAGCCAGAACTTTTTCTGAATCGGGTCTTGGCGGGATTGGACAAAGAGCTCATAGGGGACTGGACGTGTGGGACGCTGGCCCGACTCTTGGACGGGTAAGACTTGCACCGATGGTACAGTAGGGCTTGGCAATAGAGACTGGCTGTCGGCAATTTGAGTGTAGAGACTGGTATTGGGGAGTGTGGGCACCTGTCCATTGGGATTTTTAAAATCAAACAATGAGGTTAAATCACCACAAATGCTGCGGCGCCAAGGGGTGATATTAGGTTCCATCACGCCAAACCGTTTTTCAAGGAATCGGATAACAGAAGTGTGGTCAAACACTTCTGAAGAGACCCAGCCGCCCTTAGACCACGGTGATATTGCCAGCATCGGCACGCGCTGCGCCAGCCCATAAGCGCCTGCGGCATATTTACTGTTTCCGGCAAAAAATTCATTCACCGTATCCACAGTCGATTTGCCTTGATTGCTCGAAGCAGGTGGAACTGGCGGCGCATCATGATCAAAGAAGCCATCATTTTCATCATAGTTGATGAAAAACACCGTACTGCCCCACACGTCTGGATTACTGGTTAAGGCATCCAACACTTCGGAGATATAACGCGCGCCGTAGCCCGGCGTCCACGATGGATGCTCGGTAAAGGCTTCCGGTGCAGCGATCCATGACACTTGCGGCAAAGTGTTATTGATCACGTCTTTTTTAAGATCAGCGAGGCTGTAGCCTGTGACCGCATTGGTATACAACGCTGAACCCGGCTTGGCATCTTGATACTTTTGAAAATACAGTAAGGAGTTATCACCATAGTTGCCGATATACGGATTGCTGGTCCATCCCCAACTACCGGCGGCATTTAGACCGATGCCGGGATCTTGATAGACCCGCCATGAGATATTGGCGGCTTGCAGACGCTCTGGATAGGTCGTCCATGCGTAGTTACCCGCTTCTGAGTTATCGATGACCGGGCCATTGCCTTTGCCATCATTGCCTGCCCAGCCCGTCCACAGATAGTAACGGTTAGGATCTGTCGATGCCATGATAGAGCAATGGTAGGCGTCACAAATCGTAAAGGCATCGGCGAGTGCATAATGATAAGGAATATCGGCACGCTTGAAATAACCCATGGCGTTTTGGCCTTTCGTCGTGACCCAGCCATCATACTTGCCGTTGTTCCATGCGCTATGGGTGCCAGTCCAGCTATGATCCATATCACCCAGTTGCTGGGCGCTGGTCTTGCTGGTGTCTAGATGAAAGGGCAGCACATAGCCGCCTTTGCCATTCGGCTGGTACCAGACTGGCGCACCACTCGGCAGTGGAGTCGGGCGCGCATCACCATAGCCACGCACGCCATTTAAAGTACCAAAGTAATGATCAAAACCCCGATTCTCTTGCATTAGGATCACGACATGCTTGACGTCGTTGATCGTGCCAGTCTTGGAGATCGCTGGCAGTGCCAATGCTTTTTGAATGGATGCTGGCAGTCCAGCCGCTGCGGCGGCAGTCGCCGACATGCGTAAGAAATTGCGTCTAGATGTCACGGCTCACCTCAGAAAATATCAAAATTTGGGAGACCACTAGCTACACGCTAGTGGCAAGCATTTGAATTCGGTTGGGCATTGGCGATGTGGTTGGTCGCTTTAGATGCACCGCTGGAAATATTGGCTGGTGCACAGTGGATCACAGGCGGAACACTGACCGGCGGCGTTGGAGGGACAACGGGCGGTGTGACAGGCGGTGTGACGGGCGGTATGACGGGCGGCGTGACCACGGGAGGTGTGGGTGTCACGACTGGCGGTGTCGGTGTAGCCCCAGATGAAGTGGTCGGTGATGCTGTTGGCGTCGGATCAGTGCTATCTGAACCACCACATGCCGCGAGTGCTAATGGCAGGATCATGATCAGCGGCCAATGAATTTTTCGCATGGAAAGACTCTCGTCAGTACAAAGTGATATAGGGCGCAAGAAATTTTGCCCGATGGTTAAATTCGATTATAGGTAAGCGACTGTGAATGGATCATGACAGTGTCACGCGAGGTTGACGATAAGTGCGACCAACATAGTTAAAGAAATTAATTTAATTAAAATCAATATCTTAAAAACAATAAATATTGAAAAAAATTCGTAGCGCTCGCGGGATAGAGATAACATTCATCACACCGCGGGGTTTATTTCTACTATTTGATAACCGATATACATAAACAATACGGGTTCGTATTCGACAGCCTTGCTAAAGTACGTGCCTAAATCGACGACAGGACTAAACCATGACTGACAAGAGTCAACAATTTGCCAGCGACAACTATTCGGGGATCTGTCCAGAAGCATGGGCCGCTATGGAACAAGCCAACCACGGTCATCAGCGCGCGTATGGCGATGATGAATGGACGTTTCGCGCCGCCAACGATTTTCGTAAACTGTTTGAAACCAACTGCGAAGTATTCTTTGCCTTTAACGGGACAGCAGCCAACTCCCTTGCATTGTCGTCACTGTGTCAAAGCTACCATAGCGTGATCTGCTCAGAGACCGCTCATGTTGAAACGGATGAATGTGGCGCACCAGAGTTTTTCTCCAACGGTTCTAAACTACTTACCGCGCGCACTGAAAACGGCAAGCTGACCCCTGAGAGCATCCGCGAGATCGCGCTCAAGCGCCAAGATATCCATTACCCCAAACCCCGTGTCGTGACGCTGACCCAAGCCACCGAAGTCGGCAGTGTCTACACCCCGGATGAAATTCAGGCCATCAGCCTCACCTGCAAAGAACTTGGCCTAAGTCTGCATATGGACGGCGCACGGTTCTCCAACGCTTGCGCATTTCTGGGCTGCTCGCCTGCCGATCTGACATGGAAAGTGGGCGTCGATGTATTGTGCTTTGGCGGTACCAAGAATGGCATGGCCGTGGGT comes from the Aquirhabdus parva genome and includes:
- a CDS encoding DUF6670 family protein, with amino-acid sequence MTFPLLNIEAIMQIKEKFFTKKKLTQSATQFAINHLYPLLDKTPEQEGKPFIQPYPMVPYINSKQIGWTHYGVMIPDLAPPHRFFSIMSIIGMPGALAFDTDHALVGSPRRNATVVTGTAATHPNLFRGYSIDRDCDMRADGSLIRFGQDLTITGSYPDYHVSANYAGFELEIDIHNTDKVTWFVKTPIYDHLSLLSTYTGFLTWQGERQAISGLCTFEYAASVSPYLLQDKPLNDALKIPLDFFTYQIINLDQDTQILFNQTQINGVTALSQAFLRSMDSYNQTYKAEFEVQTYQPELAVAPDGVQMKLPKTFTWQVYDQDRIILTIHAEVDTAFTYGLGSGYVGGYAYTGQRNGEAISGRGYIEYIDRR
- a CDS encoding SDR family NAD(P)-dependent oxidoreductase, whose translation is MSNRFLNQVIVVSGGSTGIGFSIAKALLSEGAKRVYITGRSAKSLDAAAAQLGSNAVAVVSDVSSLADLQKLKREIENRGDHLDAVFANAGIAEKNTLGETTIDDYAKTFDINVKGVFFKVQTLLPLLKDDASIVLTASIVANKGMENLSLYSASKAAVRSFARTWANDLKSRKIRVNTLSPGFTRTPIMENGLKLDDAQIAALTEYAAGAVPLGFVAHPDDIAGAALFLASHDARYVNGVELTVDGGFTQI
- a CDS encoding phosphocholine-specific phospholipase C, with product MTSRRNFLRMSATAAAAAGLPASIQKALALPAISKTGTINDVKHVVILMQENRGFDHYFGTLNGVRGYGDARPTPLPSGAPVWYQPNGKGGYVLPFHLDTSKTSAQQLGDMDHSWTGTHSAWNNGKYDGWVTTKGQNAMGYFKRADIPYHYALADAFTICDAYHCSIMASTDPNRYYLWTGWAGNDGKGNGPVIDNSEAGNYAWTTYPERLQAANISWRVYQDPGIGLNAAGSWGWTSNPYIGNYGDNSLLYFQKYQDAKPGSALYTNAVTGYSLADLKKDVINNTLPQVSWIAAPEAFTEHPSWTPGYGARYISEVLDALTSNPDVWGSTVFFINYDENDGFFDHDAPPVPPASSNQGKSTVDTVNEFFAGNSKYAAGAYGLAQRVPMLAISPWSKGGWVSSEVFDHTSVIRFLEKRFGVMEPNITPWRRSICGDLTSLFDFKNPNGQVPTLPNTSLYTQIADSQSLLPSPTVPSVQVLPVQESGQRPTRPVPYELFVQSRQDPIQKKFWLDFANSGLSGAAFRVYAGNRSDGPWFYTVGAGAVTSDYWTGDDYNLAVYGPNGFLRVFHGNLADTALPKRGNPDATLCYDVANGNVILTLSNRGTVACTITVQANTYSTQRRSYTVQPGTDVQDIWDLKNSHGWYDLSVVASTANGFLRRFAGHVEDGKNSMSDPAFGTMVSLSPMQCS
- a CDS encoding LysR substrate-binding domain-containing protein is translated as MMDKLANMAMFVRVVELGSFSAAAEVSEVSATMVAKHIRMAEERLGARLLHRTTRRQHLTEVGTLYYERCKQVLAEVALAESSASELQATPRGQLRIVAPVSFGSHSLVPVLTEFMALYPEVTVDLTLSNGKPDLIHEGYELGIVIGTVDDPNLVARPLCSYRRVLAASPAYLERYGQPKHPEELQQHSCLGLSYWRHHDSWHLLGPDGERFKVAVQGRFKANGGDALRIAAIGGVGIVLQPETLLTEDLHAGRLVPVLPDWSYIPSPVSLVYAQDRRPTAKLRHMIDFLIERFGR
- a CDS encoding 4-oxalocrotonate tautomerase yields the protein MPTVHLEMLPGRTLDQKRDFVREVTRVTVETLNCPPESVDVLITEYAKDAWAKGGTLISDK
- a CDS encoding carboxymuconolactone decarboxylase family protein; this translates as MTTTLSIDPLKNHPTVIQALYQAHVKLDGLKLIERKLHHLVVLRASQINGCAFCVKMHISEAKADGETQERLDRLIVWRHCDDYSAQEKAAFAWTEALTVVNTQANLEPLRQELVKYFSEEQISALTVTIGLINLWNRLQISQH
- a CDS encoding threonine aldolase family protein is translated as MTDKSQQFASDNYSGICPEAWAAMEQANHGHQRAYGDDEWTFRAANDFRKLFETNCEVFFAFNGTAANSLALSSLCQSYHSVICSETAHVETDECGAPEFFSNGSKLLTARTENGKLTPESIREIALKRQDIHYPKPRVVTLTQATEVGSVYTPDEIQAISLTCKELGLSLHMDGARFSNACAFLGCSPADLTWKVGVDVLCFGGTKNGMAVGEAILFFNTELAEDFDYRCKQAGQLASKMRFLSAPWVGLLENNAWLKHAHHANHCAQLLSSLVADIPGVKLMFPVQANGVFLQLSEPAIAALTAKGWRFYTFIGKGGARFMCSWDTEEERVRALAADIREVMGG
- the sigJ gene encoding RNA polymerase sigma factor SigJ, with translation MESTANLTALMQTRTYPEKHLQLFEERRSFLLGLSYRILGSFSDAEDVVQDVFIKWSQAAIDQLDNPQAWLTTVCTRQSIDLLRAAHKSRTEYIGTWLPEPFYESADGAHLISDDLSAEQESDETLSTAFMLLLERLSPKERAAYLLYEIFDQPYAEIARILEISTVYCRQLIARARQHVADEKSQITTLPSHRQQALLAAFQHAVQTGNLEQLSQLLTEDIQLQADGGGKVSAVAMLAGKEAVLRFFERLLFSNWSQLSWHGDTIHHGAGFICTDQQDQVNMALTFAFSASGQIRNLYVVRNPDKLKMS